The proteins below are encoded in one region of Engystomops pustulosus chromosome 8, aEngPut4.maternal, whole genome shotgun sequence:
- the NME3 gene encoding nucleoside diphosphate kinase 3: protein MICLVLTIFAHIFPSAWTGVNERTFLAIKPDGYQRRLVGEIIKRFERKGFRLVAMKLIQASESLLKEHYIALQDRPFYSRLVKYMGSGPVIAMVWQGLDVVKTARTMLGETNPADSLPGTIRGDFCVDVSRNVIHGSDSRESAQREISLWFSPDEIVCWQNHAESWIYE from the exons ATGATCTGCCTGGTGCTGACTATCTTCGCGCACATTTTCCCCTCTG CCTGGACGGGGGTGAATGAGCGCACCTTCCTGGCCATAAAGCCTGATGGCTATCAGCGGCGCCTGGTGGGCGAGATCATTAAACGTTTCGAGAGGAAGGGCTTCCGGCTGGTGGCGATGAAGTTAATACAG GCCTCCGAGAGCCTTCTAAAGGAACATTACATTGCACTGCAGGACCGTCCGTTCTATAGCCGCCTTGTGAAGTACATGGGCTCCGGACCTGTGATTGCCATG GTCTGGCAGGGACTGGATGTAGTGAAGACCGCCCGCACTATGCTGGGGGAGACCAATCCTGCGGACTCCTTACCCGGCACTATACGAGGAGACTTCTGTGTGGATGTCAGCAG GAATGTGATCCATGGCAGTGACTCCAGAGAGAGCGCCCAGCGGGAGATTTCTCTCTGGTTCAGTCCAGATGAGATTGTGTGCTGGCAGAACCATGCCGAGagctggatctacgagtaa